A section of the Paenibacillus aurantius genome encodes:
- a CDS encoding carbohydrate ABC transporter permease, which translates to MVKDKTAGSRLFDIFNYLLLLLVALVVFLPIMHVVMSSFATVEEMARKPFILIPETFTLVAYRYVLSTGAVFKALGVSAGITIVGTAVSMFTTSLMAYGLTRRDLDGRKVINFLIVFTMLFSGGLIPTFLVVKELGLINSYWALIIPNAVSAFNLVIMRSFFMNLPDGIEESARIDGCSDFGTLFRIVLPLSMAVIATISLFYAVYFWNSYQSAILYINDAEKWPLQVLLRQIVLVASGISADTANDFVQPPEQTVKMAVIVIATVPILLVYPFLQKYFAKGALVGSVKG; encoded by the coding sequence ATGGTAAAGGACAAAACAGCGGGCAGCCGGCTATTCGACATCTTCAACTATTTGCTGCTTCTGCTCGTCGCTCTTGTGGTCTTTCTTCCGATCATGCACGTAGTCATGAGCTCGTTCGCCACCGTAGAGGAAATGGCAAGGAAGCCGTTTATCCTCATTCCCGAAACTTTTACGCTCGTGGCCTACCGGTACGTGCTCTCCACGGGCGCGGTCTTCAAGGCGCTCGGGGTATCGGCCGGCATTACCATCGTCGGGACGGCGGTCAGCATGTTCACCACCTCCCTGATGGCGTACGGCTTGACGAGACGCGATCTGGACGGCCGCAAGGTCATCAACTTCCTGATCGTCTTCACGATGCTGTTCAGCGGAGGACTGATCCCGACCTTCCTAGTCGTCAAGGAGCTCGGCCTCATCAATTCTTATTGGGCGTTGATCATTCCTAACGCCGTCAGTGCCTTCAACCTGGTGATCATGCGGAGCTTCTTCATGAACCTGCCGGACGGGATCGAGGAATCGGCGCGGATTGACGGATGCAGCGATTTCGGAACCCTGTTCCGCATTGTTCTGCCTCTTTCCATGGCGGTGATTGCCACCATCTCGCTCTTCTACGCGGTTTATTTCTGGAACTCTTACCAGAGCGCGATCCTCTATATTAACGATGCGGAGAAATGGCCGCTGCAGGTGCTGCTCCGCCAGATTGTTCTCGTGGCGAGCGGGATCAGCGCGGATACGGCGAACGATTTCGTCCAGCCGCCGGAGCAGACCGTCAAGATGGCCGTTATCGTCATCGCGACCGTGCCCATTCTGCTGGTTTACCCGTTCCTGCAAAAATATTTTGCCAAAGGAGCCCTCGTCGGTTCTGTGAAAGGATAA